One Clarias gariepinus isolate MV-2021 ecotype Netherlands chromosome 18, CGAR_prim_01v2, whole genome shotgun sequence genomic window carries:
- the fstl1a gene encoding follistatin-related protein 1a isoform X2 gives MLRSASLLVLLAVAVCQAELKSKSKVCANVFCGAGRECAVTEKGEPSCLCIEQCKPHKRSVCGSNGKTYRNHCELHRDACLTGLKIHVAYDGHCEEKKTNKVVASPIVCYLADRNELRSRVIEWLQTEVVPDGWLSKGSNFSDVLLEYFQNYDNGDAQLDSTEFLKFVQHNETAINVTSYTDEENNRLLRSLCVDALIELSDENADWKLSFEEFLNCLKPDFNPPEKKCALEDETYEDGAETQMECNRCVCACGNWVCTAVTCDGSEKFPALEEIEGEDKELTEEEWSRRVAELNKHQETVQKMKVSTKDV, from the exons aTGTTGAGAAGCGCATCTTTGTTGGTTTTGCTTGCTGTGGCTGTCTGTCAAGCCGAG CTGAAAAGTAAGAGCAAAGTGTGTGCGAATGTGTTTTGCGGAGCAGGACGAGAATGCGCTGTGACTGAGAAAGGGGAACCCTCCTGCCTGTGTATTGAG CAATGTAAGCCTCACAAGCGTTCAGTATGTGGGAGTAACGGCAAGACGTACCGCAACCACTGCGAGCTTCACCGTGACGCCTGTCTGACCGGACTCAAGATACATGTGGCGTATGATGGACACtgtgaag agaaGAAGACAAACAAGGTTGTTGCCAGCCCAA TTGTGTGTTACCTCGCCGACCGTAATGAGCTGAGGAGCCGCGTGATCGAGTGGCTGCAAACCGAGGTGGTTCCAGACGGCTGGTTGAGCAAAGGCTCCAACTTCAGCGACGTCCTGCTCGAATACTTCCAG AACTATGATAATGGAGATGCTCAACTGGATTCGACCGAGTTCCTCAAGTTCGTTCAGCACAACGAGACGGCCATCAACGTCACCTCGTACACGGATGAGGAGAACAACAGGTTGCTCAG GAGTTTGTGTGTGGATGCCCTGATCGAGCTCTCGGATGAGAATGCGGACTGGAAACTGAGTTTTGAAGAGTTTCTCAACTGCCTCAAGCCTGACTTCAATCCTCCTGAGAAAA AGTGTGCACTGGAAGATGAGACCTATGAGGACGGAGCTGAGACGCAGATGGAGTGTAACCGCTGTGTCTGCGCCTGTGGGAACTGGGTCTGCACTGCTGTGACCTGCGACG gttcAGAGAAGTTTCCTGCTTTGGAGGAAATCGAAGGAGAAGATAAAGAGTTGACAGAGGAAGAGTGGAGCCGCAGAGTCGCCGAGCTCAACAAACATCAG GAAACTGTACAGAAGATGAAAGTGAGCACCAAGGATGTTTAA
- the fstl1a gene encoding follistatin-related protein 1a isoform X1 — protein sequence MLRSASLLVLLAVAVCQAEQLKSKSKVCANVFCGAGRECAVTEKGEPSCLCIEQCKPHKRSVCGSNGKTYRNHCELHRDACLTGLKIHVAYDGHCEEKKTNKVVASPIVCYLADRNELRSRVIEWLQTEVVPDGWLSKGSNFSDVLLEYFQNYDNGDAQLDSTEFLKFVQHNETAINVTSYTDEENNRLLRSLCVDALIELSDENADWKLSFEEFLNCLKPDFNPPEKKCALEDETYEDGAETQMECNRCVCACGNWVCTAVTCDGSEKFPALEEIEGEDKELTEEEWSRRVAELNKHQETVQKMKVSTKDV from the exons aTGTTGAGAAGCGCATCTTTGTTGGTTTTGCTTGCTGTGGCTGTCTGTCAAGCCGAG CAGCTGAAAAGTAAGAGCAAAGTGTGTGCGAATGTGTTTTGCGGAGCAGGACGAGAATGCGCTGTGACTGAGAAAGGGGAACCCTCCTGCCTGTGTATTGAG CAATGTAAGCCTCACAAGCGTTCAGTATGTGGGAGTAACGGCAAGACGTACCGCAACCACTGCGAGCTTCACCGTGACGCCTGTCTGACCGGACTCAAGATACATGTGGCGTATGATGGACACtgtgaag agaaGAAGACAAACAAGGTTGTTGCCAGCCCAA TTGTGTGTTACCTCGCCGACCGTAATGAGCTGAGGAGCCGCGTGATCGAGTGGCTGCAAACCGAGGTGGTTCCAGACGGCTGGTTGAGCAAAGGCTCCAACTTCAGCGACGTCCTGCTCGAATACTTCCAG AACTATGATAATGGAGATGCTCAACTGGATTCGACCGAGTTCCTCAAGTTCGTTCAGCACAACGAGACGGCCATCAACGTCACCTCGTACACGGATGAGGAGAACAACAGGTTGCTCAG GAGTTTGTGTGTGGATGCCCTGATCGAGCTCTCGGATGAGAATGCGGACTGGAAACTGAGTTTTGAAGAGTTTCTCAACTGCCTCAAGCCTGACTTCAATCCTCCTGAGAAAA AGTGTGCACTGGAAGATGAGACCTATGAGGACGGAGCTGAGACGCAGATGGAGTGTAACCGCTGTGTCTGCGCCTGTGGGAACTGGGTCTGCACTGCTGTGACCTGCGACG gttcAGAGAAGTTTCCTGCTTTGGAGGAAATCGAAGGAGAAGATAAAGAGTTGACAGAGGAAGAGTGGAGCCGCAGAGTCGCCGAGCTCAACAAACATCAG GAAACTGTACAGAAGATGAAAGTGAGCACCAAGGATGTTTAA
- the lrrc58a gene encoding leucine-rich repeat-containing protein 58a, whose protein sequence is MESFPGDGEPVLNPSRAQLDDSNPEQMAEAQRGQIQELHLASSGLTVFPVSFCALSSLEHLDVSNNALTVLPEDILRFSKLKTLVAKNNLLDEASFPKRFGSMAIETLNFSGNRFREIPNQILQLSRLHSLSMGGNRLKSIPAEIENLTRLEMLYLGGNLISYIPPQLANLRCLRYLVLCDNCIQSIPPQLSRMHSLLCLSLHNNLLTFLPREILNLVHLQELSLRGNPLVVRFVKDLTYNPPSLLELAGRTIKSRNLPYHLSDLPGNLCHYLDSASKCPNPKCAGVYFDSRVRHIKFVDFCGKFRLPLMHYLCSPECSSPCSSNPQSDAESEDEHSVSADRLQRVLLG, encoded by the exons atgGAGAGTTTCCCCGGTGACGGAGAGCCCGTTTTGAACCCGTCTCGTGCGCAGCTGGACGACTCGAACCCGGAGCAGATGGCGGAGGCGCAGCGCGGTCAGATCCAGGAGCTTCACCTGGCATCCAGCGGCCTGACGGTGTTCCCCGTCTCCTTCTGCGCGCTGAGCAGCCTGGAGCATCTGGACGTGAGCAACAACGCGCTCACTGTCCTCCCCGAGGACATTCTGCGATTCAGCAAACTGAAGACTCTGGTCGCGAAAAATAACCTGCTGGACGAGGCATCCTTCCCGAAGCGGTTCGGTTCGATGGCCATCGAGACGCTGAACTTCAGTGGGAACCGATTTCGAGAAATACCGAACCAGATCCTGCAACTGAGCCGACTGCATTCTCTGtccatgggaggaaaccggttaAAAAGCATCCCAGCGGAAATAGAGAACCTCACCAG GCTGGAGATGTTGTATCTGGGAGGAAATCTGATCTCTTACATTCCTCCTCAGCTGGCTAATCTGCGCTGCCTTAGATACCTGGTGCTTTGTGACAACTGCATCCAAAGCATTCCACCTCAGCTATCCAG GATGCACTCCTTACTGTGTCTCAGTCTCCATAACAACCTCCTGACTTTTTTACCACGTGAGATCCTCAACCTTGTGCACCTACAGGAGCTCAGCCTCCGCGGTAACCCTTTGGTAGTGCGTTTCGTCAAGGACTTGACCTATAACCCCCCGTCCTTGCTTGAGTTGGCAGGACGGACTATCAAGTCCCGGAACCTTCCGTACCATTTGAGTGACCTCCCAGGCAACTTGTGCCACTACCTGGACTCAGCCAGCAAGTGTCCAAATCCCAAATGTGCAG GTGTATACTTCGACTCAAGGGTGCGCCACATCAAGTTTGTCGATTTCTGTGGAAAGTTCCGCCTGCCCCTCATGCACTACCTCTGCTCTCCTGAATGTAGCTCCCCATGCAGCTCCAACCCGCAAAGCGACGCCGAGTCAGAGGATGAGCATAGTGTGTCTGCGGACAGGCTGCAGAGGGTGCTGCTGGGATAG